The Acidobacteriota bacterium genome has a segment encoding these proteins:
- a CDS encoding pyridoxal phosphate-dependent aminotransferase — translation MVRFAGRLSRLETSPTLAVAKHAAELRKRGIDVIDLGPGEPDFATPENVCSAAVRAIGEGHTRYTDSNGILELRTAIADYYNERYGLDVSPAQVIAGNGGKQELFNLMLALVDEDDEVIIPSPYWVSFPQQVEIVGGSPVIVDLSADDGFRVTAEQIRSEITEHTRVLILNSPSNPTGAVIGREDLREIAELCHSEGIIVVFDETYEHFVYDGAEHASAMEWFEELSPSIVIVNSMSKTFAMTGWRIGWAVAHPDIIRALGKIQSHTTSNASSISQWAAVEGLVNGRESIGKMIEAYSERRAWLVPALAEIPGLDCEPPSGAFYVFPRVSELYSSSGIDSSASFARYLLDEARVAVVPGSAFGNDEHVRISYATSLELLKEAVGRIGEAVSKLA, via the coding sequence ATGGTTCGATTTGCAGGTCGTCTCAGCCGCCTCGAGACCTCACCGACACTCGCGGTTGCGAAACATGCCGCCGAGCTCCGCAAACGCGGGATCGACGTGATCGATCTCGGGCCGGGCGAGCCGGACTTCGCCACCCCGGAAAACGTCTGCAGCGCGGCGGTCAGGGCGATCGGTGAGGGACATACGCGCTACACCGACTCGAACGGCATCCTCGAGCTTCGGACGGCCATCGCGGACTACTACAACGAGCGATACGGGCTCGACGTCTCCCCCGCTCAGGTCATAGCGGGCAACGGCGGCAAGCAGGAGTTGTTCAATTTGATGCTCGCACTGGTCGATGAGGACGACGAAGTGATCATTCCGAGCCCCTACTGGGTGAGCTTTCCCCAGCAGGTCGAGATCGTCGGAGGTTCCCCGGTCATCGTCGACCTCAGCGCCGACGACGGCTTCCGAGTCACGGCGGAACAGATCCGGAGCGAGATTACGGAGCACACGCGCGTCCTCATCCTCAACTCCCCTTCCAATCCGACCGGCGCGGTGATCGGAAGGGAGGACCTGCGGGAGATCGCCGAGCTGTGTCACTCGGAGGGAATCATCGTCGTCTTCGACGAGACCTACGAGCACTTCGTCTACGACGGGGCGGAGCACGCTTCGGCGATGGAGTGGTTCGAAGAGCTCTCCCCCTCGATCGTCATCGTCAACTCGATGTCGAAGACGTTTGCGATGACCGGGTGGAGAATCGGATGGGCCGTGGCGCATCCCGACATCATCAGGGCGCTGGGAAAGATTCAGAGTCACACGACGTCGAATGCTTCGTCGATCTCGCAGTGGGCCGCGGTCGAAGGGCTGGTGAACGGCCGGGAATCGATCGGAAAGATGATCGAGGCTTATTCGGAGCGGCGTGCGTGGCTGGTTCCGGCGCTCGCCGAGATTCCGGGGCTCGACTGCGAGCCGCCGTCGGGAGCTTTCTACGTCTTTCCCCGCGTGAGCGAGCTCTATTCGAGCTCGGGGATCGACAGCTCCGCGTCGTTCGCGCGATATCTGCTGGACGAGGCGAGGGTCGCCGTCGTTCCCGGCTCGGCGTTCGGCAACGACGAGCACGTCCGCATCAGCTACGCGACCTCGCTCGAGCTGCTGAAGGAAGCGGTCGGCCGCATCGGCGAAGCGGTATCGAAGCTCGCCTGA
- a CDS encoding type I 3-dehydroquinate dehydratase, with protein MSEIFLTIHEPDAAAALSAIAQEGSAPLDGFEIRADAIDPDRKGIDLAAFRKATDRLLVHTRRSSPGQARFDREEAERALASGFDLVDVEWSPRLDPEWVRLHRDRVILSHHDAAMPELDPLAEELRRFGAARIKIVVTPESFRDELRILELVAGSSAAGDLTAFGMGERALYSRVVAPSLGSRMTFVAREGRPGAPGQLTIDEIERADVTRPGRGYAIFAVVGSPVRHSRSPEIHNRIFRERLLPARYVCIEPRTVAEVIDEMADGHPLAPLGISVTTPFKKDAFDAGKKRGWRISPEAVRASAVNTIVMTGGPGLAANTDVDGFARLLGGRPSGSRSVAVIGAGATGRAAVVASLAAGLDVTLVNRDSENGRRTARELDVRLRSPGRAPIEEDVVIDTLPPGLIDDWADLIRPRRMFIESSYARGTGAFATAIRREAGLQIHDGIDLLHAQAVLQSELFVRAIQRAVRKERSEL; from the coding sequence ATGAGCGAAATCTTTCTGACGATTCACGAGCCGGACGCCGCGGCGGCATTGAGCGCCATCGCGCAGGAGGGGAGCGCGCCGCTCGACGGGTTCGAGATCCGCGCCGATGCAATCGACCCGGATCGAAAAGGGATCGATCTCGCCGCCTTCCGCAAGGCGACCGATCGTCTCCTCGTCCATACGAGACGCTCATCCCCGGGCCAGGCGCGATTCGATCGCGAGGAGGCGGAGCGTGCACTGGCGTCGGGATTCGACCTCGTGGACGTCGAGTGGTCGCCCCGGCTCGATCCGGAATGGGTGCGTCTTCATCGAGACCGTGTGATCCTGTCGCATCACGACGCCGCGATGCCGGAGCTCGATCCTCTCGCGGAAGAGCTTCGACGTTTTGGAGCCGCGCGGATCAAGATCGTCGTGACGCCCGAATCGTTTCGCGACGAGCTGAGGATCCTCGAGCTCGTCGCCGGCAGCAGTGCGGCAGGCGATCTGACGGCGTTCGGGATGGGCGAACGAGCTCTGTACAGCCGGGTGGTCGCACCTTCCCTCGGGTCGAGGATGACGTTCGTCGCCAGGGAGGGACGTCCCGGCGCGCCGGGACAGTTGACCATCGATGAGATCGAAAGGGCGGACGTCACGCGACCCGGTCGCGGCTATGCGATCTTCGCGGTCGTCGGCTCGCCGGTCCGTCACTCCCGCTCGCCGGAGATTCACAACCGGATCTTCCGCGAGCGGCTGCTCCCGGCTCGATACGTCTGCATCGAGCCCCGAACGGTCGCGGAGGTGATCGATGAAATGGCCGACGGGCATCCGCTTGCGCCGCTCGGAATCAGCGTCACGACTCCCTTCAAGAAGGACGCTTTCGACGCGGGGAAGAAGCGTGGCTGGAGAATCTCACCCGAGGCAGTGCGGGCATCGGCGGTGAACACGATCGTGATGACGGGGGGACCGGGATTGGCGGCGAACACGGACGTCGACGGCTTCGCACGCCTTCTGGGAGGCCGCCCGTCCGGCAGCCGCAGCGTCGCGGTCATCGGTGCCGGCGCGACTGGGAGGGCCGCGGTCGTGGCATCCCTGGCAGCTGGACTCGATGTCACGCTGGTCAATCGCGATTCCGAGAATGGTCGTCGCACCGCGCGCGAGCTCGACGTACGATTGCGCTCTCCCGGCCGGGCGCCAATCGAGGAGGACGTCGTCATCGACACGCTGCCTCCCGGTCTGATCGACGACTGGGCGGATCTGATCCGGCCCCGGAGGATGTTCATCGAGTCGAGCTATGCTCGCGGTACGGGGGCCTTCGCGACCGCGATCCGCAGGGAGGCTGGTCTGCAGATACACGACGGAATCGATCTCCTTCATGCGCAGGCCGTTCTCCAGAGTGAGCTCTTCGTGCGGGCGATCCAGCGGGCCGTCCGGAAGGAACGGAGTGAGCTATGA
- the hisD gene encoding histidinol dehydrogenase, with amino-acid sequence MKTLKYRTPQASRWLRKQTEQRAEALAEAAEAAAVIVNEVREEGDRAVSRSIRRFDRGSLRPNEILERLGPKSKSGSDLDATVDRTIERIRQFHKRQVEADYAVEIKGLRLQHRVRPIERVGVYVPGGKAIYISTLMMCVVPARLAGVDDIVVATPMSAAKAPEFRAVCRKLGIREIYRAGGPAAIAAMALGTQTLKKVDKIVGPGNRYVVAAKQLLSPEVGIDMTAGPAEIVILADETADVEMVAAELLACAGVGDGTLAICVTPSPKFEKDLVSHLRSSKRTHGRSIAAERSLERSGAILLVSNEKEAVQFINEHGPQQVQIITREPAEVASHIVNSASIVLGARTPVTLGSYAGPNHVLPTDGTARFNSPLGVYHFYRRTNIVEAGEDLAPEIFDDAIELARAERKPLHAASLESSREGGE; translated from the coding sequence ATGAAAACTCTGAAGTACCGCACTCCTCAGGCGAGCCGGTGGCTCCGAAAACAGACCGAGCAGCGGGCCGAAGCGCTCGCCGAAGCCGCCGAGGCTGCCGCGGTGATCGTGAACGAAGTTCGGGAAGAGGGCGATCGAGCCGTATCGCGATCGATCCGGCGATTCGATCGCGGCTCGCTCCGGCCGAACGAAATCCTCGAACGGCTCGGACCGAAATCGAAGTCCGGATCGGATCTCGATGCCACGGTCGACCGGACGATCGAGCGGATTCGTCAGTTTCACAAGCGTCAGGTGGAAGCGGATTACGCCGTCGAGATCAAGGGGCTCCGTCTGCAGCACCGCGTCCGGCCGATCGAGCGTGTCGGCGTTTACGTGCCGGGAGGGAAAGCGATCTACATCTCGACTCTTATGATGTGCGTCGTCCCCGCCAGGCTCGCGGGCGTCGACGACATTGTCGTGGCAACGCCGATGTCCGCGGCGAAGGCTCCGGAGTTTCGTGCGGTGTGCAGGAAGCTCGGCATTCGCGAGATCTACCGGGCCGGGGGTCCTGCGGCGATCGCCGCGATGGCTCTCGGCACGCAGACTTTGAAGAAGGTGGACAAGATCGTGGGCCCGGGCAACCGTTACGTGGTGGCGGCCAAACAGCTTCTCAGCCCCGAAGTCGGGATCGACATGACCGCGGGACCGGCCGAGATCGTGATTCTGGCCGACGAAACGGCGGACGTCGAAATGGTCGCGGCCGAGCTGCTGGCGTGCGCGGGTGTCGGAGACGGCACTCTCGCGATCTGTGTGACGCCGTCGCCGAAGTTCGAGAAGGATCTCGTGAGCCATCTGAGGAGCTCGAAACGGACGCATGGACGGTCGATTGCGGCCGAGCGGTCGCTCGAGCGCAGCGGGGCCATCCTGCTCGTCAGCAACGAGAAGGAAGCCGTGCAGTTCATCAATGAGCATGGACCGCAGCAGGTTCAGATCATCACCAGAGAGCCCGCAGAAGTCGCTTCGCACATCGTCAACAGCGCGAGCATCGTCCTCGGTGCCCGAACGCCCGTCACGCTCGGAAGCTACGCAGGTCCGAATCACGTCCTCCCGACCGACGGAACCGCTAGGTTCAACTCACCGCTCGGTGTGTATCACTTCTACCGGAGGACCAACATCGTCGAGGCAGGCGAAGACCTCGCTCCGGAAATCTTCGACGATGCGATCGAGCTCGCACGAGCGGAAAGAAAACCGCTCCACGCGGCATCTCTCGAATCGAGTCGGGAGGGAGGCGAGTGA
- the hisS gene encoding histidine--tRNA ligase has protein sequence MKVQSLPGFRDFDPERMALRNHILSTWREVALAWGFEEYDGPPLEPLELYIEKSGPEIVEQLFNFTDKGGREVALRPEMTPTIVRMLGGRIKGMPLPVRWFSMPQLFRYEKQQRGRLREHFQLNMDIVGETSVDADADLVCAAFEVLRRLGLTSDDVVARISDRRILRQLLLESGVPENALHVAYNVIDKVERDPRATCIQRLVAIGVDEKSADRILRFAEMSLDDIRREFPESGELRSIAEELDRYFEAITNLGFGEWVRFDMKIVRGLAYYTGIVFEIFDRKGELRAICGGGRYDGLFASLTDSDVPALGFGFGDVVLGELLRDRSLVPKVSSGPDTVVIPVDESVRPAALKLVAALRRQGRRVVFPYGKSGVGKTLKKAASQGIAQAWILGPDELARNEVKVRELSSGEETSRDLSGVLGETSGG, from the coding sequence GTGAAAGTGCAGTCGCTTCCCGGTTTCAGGGATTTCGATCCGGAGCGGATGGCGCTCCGCAACCACATTCTCTCGACCTGGCGGGAGGTTGCGCTCGCCTGGGGATTCGAGGAATACGATGGCCCGCCGCTCGAGCCGCTCGAGCTCTACATCGAGAAATCGGGCCCGGAGATCGTCGAACAGCTCTTCAATTTCACCGACAAGGGCGGCAGAGAAGTCGCGCTTCGTCCGGAGATGACGCCGACGATCGTCCGGATGCTCGGCGGCCGGATCAAGGGGATGCCGCTTCCGGTCCGGTGGTTCTCCATGCCGCAGCTCTTCCGCTACGAGAAGCAGCAGCGCGGGCGGCTCCGCGAGCATTTCCAGCTCAACATGGACATCGTCGGGGAGACGTCCGTCGATGCCGATGCCGATCTGGTCTGCGCGGCGTTCGAAGTTCTCCGGCGTCTCGGGCTGACGAGCGACGACGTCGTCGCCCGGATCTCCGACCGGAGAATTCTCCGGCAGCTTCTGCTCGAGAGTGGAGTTCCGGAGAATGCCCTCCACGTCGCGTACAACGTCATCGACAAGGTGGAGCGGGACCCGCGCGCGACCTGCATTCAGCGGCTCGTCGCGATCGGTGTCGATGAAAAGTCGGCAGACCGGATTCTCCGATTCGCCGAGATGTCGCTCGACGACATCCGGCGTGAGTTCCCCGAGAGCGGCGAGCTTCGCTCGATCGCGGAAGAGCTCGATCGCTATTTCGAAGCGATTACGAACCTCGGTTTCGGCGAATGGGTTCGCTTCGATATGAAGATCGTCAGGGGTCTCGCGTACTACACCGGAATCGTCTTCGAGATCTTCGACCGGAAGGGGGAGTTGCGCGCAATCTGCGGAGGTGGCCGCTATGACGGGCTCTTTGCCTCGCTGACCGACTCCGATGTTCCGGCGCTCGGCTTCGGCTTCGGCGACGTCGTTCTCGGGGAGCTTCTCCGGGACCGGTCGCTCGTTCCGAAGGTCTCGTCCGGACCGGATACGGTGGTGATTCCCGTCGACGAATCGGTGCGACCGGCGGCGCTGAAGCTGGTGGCCGCTTTGAGGCGGCAGGGGCGCCGGGTCGTCTTCCCCTACGGTAAGAGCGGTGTCGGCAAGACACTCAAGAAAGCCGCGTCGCAGGGAATCGCTCAGGCCTGGATTCTCGGACCGGACGAGCTGGCGAGGAACGAGGTGAAGGTGCGCGAGCTCTCTTCCGGTGAAGAAACGTCACGAGATCTCTCGGGGGTGCTCGGAGAAACGAGCGGTGGCTGA